A genomic region of Xanthocytophaga agilis contains the following coding sequences:
- a CDS encoding leucine-rich repeat domain-containing protein, translating into MNAESTERESILRLLQSGQLQNIELGLALAESLQIDIEEFKNDIEFIHNWIIAKQATWLNKGAHQLTLQEKIVRIHSMKELYLSRLKLTKLPNQINYFTGITSLSADANKLTNLPAEIGCLTRLEYVTISENQLASLPLQIGNLSNLLSLNLSYNQLCEIPKELFQCIKLHHLYLNDNQLDCIPPNIKNLENLYELHLKGNPLTSFPSEIANLTRLTDLDLDKTNLEYLPLELFSLASLEKLNLSDNKLTSLPPEISKLTRLTLLYLNNNPLPDSEIEKVKSLLPDCEIVFETTTD; encoded by the coding sequence ATGAATGCAGAGTCTACCGAAAGAGAAAGCATACTACGTTTATTACAATCCGGTCAACTGCAAAATATTGAGCTGGGTTTAGCCTTGGCAGAATCCCTACAGATTGATATTGAAGAGTTCAAAAACGATATTGAGTTTATACATAACTGGATTATTGCAAAACAGGCCACCTGGCTCAATAAGGGTGCTCACCAATTAACGCTTCAGGAGAAGATAGTCAGAATACATAGCATGAAAGAACTATACTTATCCCGGCTTAAGCTAACAAAGCTCCCAAATCAGATCAACTATTTTACAGGTATTACATCATTAAGTGCAGATGCCAACAAATTAACTAACCTACCAGCCGAAATTGGATGTTTGACCAGGCTAGAGTATGTAACTATCTCAGAAAATCAATTAGCGTCTCTTCCTCTGCAAATTGGAAATCTTAGCAATCTTCTCAGTTTAAATCTTTCGTATAATCAGTTATGTGAGATTCCTAAAGAACTTTTTCAATGCATCAAACTCCATCACTTATACTTAAATGATAACCAACTGGATTGCATCCCTCCGAATATAAAAAACCTTGAGAATCTGTATGAATTGCATCTCAAAGGAAATCCGCTTACCTCTTTTCCATCCGAAATTGCTAATTTGACAAGACTTACGGATTTAGACCTGGACAAAACCAACCTGGAATATCTACCCTTGGAATTATTTAGCCTGGCAAGTTTGGAAAAACTAAACCTTTCAGATAATAAACTAACATCCCTACCTCCGGAAATCAGCAAATTAACACGTCTAACTTTATTGTATCTCAACAACAATCCTCTCCCCGATTCAGAAATAGAAAAGGTTAAGTCCTTGTTGCCTGATTGTGAGATTGTTTTTGAGACCACCACAGACTAG
- a CDS encoding membrane-binding protein — translation MNRIPLGKGFFCLFFILYAFKSYGQYPLVIETDHHCTYLGEPIAGDLYEFTSSEETSQAIARIMSVMGLKARFEIKAVNIENAAAVIYDNKRYILYSQHFMSQMQQACHTDWAAISILAHEIGHHLNGHTLLQEGSRPSNELEADEFSGFILHKMGATLTEAQVAISMLAEEKGSVTHPPKRARLEAIAVGWERANAGMAAQKKSTPTDNVRTNNPSASSDPQVAAIQPIDSKYLLGKVIFHSNPENQYYLTTQMDLIKTTGGSVKVIGKLIKSNREEYPFMIYNMNKNYIYIASNGEIYNASKQKIGYTVDL, via the coding sequence ATGAACCGTATCCCTTTAGGCAAAGGATTCTTTTGTCTGTTTTTTATCCTGTATGCTTTTAAAAGTTATGGCCAGTATCCACTAGTCATCGAAACAGATCACCATTGTACTTATCTTGGAGAGCCTATCGCAGGCGACTTGTATGAGTTTACCTCAAGTGAGGAAACGAGTCAGGCTATTGCCCGTATTATGAGTGTTATGGGACTCAAGGCACGTTTTGAAATAAAAGCTGTAAATATCGAGAATGCAGCAGCTGTTATTTATGACAACAAGCGGTATATCCTGTATAGTCAACACTTTATGTCTCAGATGCAGCAAGCGTGTCATACAGATTGGGCAGCGATCAGCATTTTAGCCCACGAAATCGGCCACCACCTGAATGGACACACACTGCTACAAGAAGGCAGTCGCCCATCGAATGAGCTGGAAGCTGATGAGTTTTCAGGTTTTATTCTTCATAAAATGGGAGCTACCTTAACAGAAGCACAAGTAGCTATCAGTATGTTAGCTGAAGAGAAAGGATCCGTTACACATCCTCCTAAAAGAGCACGTCTGGAAGCCATTGCAGTGGGATGGGAAAGAGCCAATGCTGGTATGGCTGCCCAGAAAAAGAGTACTCCCACAGATAATGTACGGACCAATAATCCTTCTGCCTCTTCTGACCCACAGGTAGCGGCAATACAACCTATTGACTCAAAATATTTGTTAGGCAAAGTTATATTTCACTCCAATCCGGAAAATCAATATTACCTGACTACACAAATGGATCTGATCAAAACTACAGGTGGCAGCGTAAAGGTGATTGGAAAACTCATTAAATCCAATCGGGAGGAATATCCATTTATGATCTATAATATGAACAAGAACTATATATACATTGCGTCCAATGGTGAGATCTATAATGCCAGTAAGCAGAAAATAGGTTATACAGTGGACCTGTAA
- a CDS encoding T9SS type A sorting domain-containing protein: MKHMYLLLTVISNLFFSVYATTSYAANEPVLISPQNQSNVDLCSFNNTITVNANHPSARKVYVNVFLNDPRQTVSLDAKTLTAAEATQPVTFVYSMYGGLNLDPDKQYLIEVKTTDAAGSILGQNYFTIFTKPMANPVPTFTGLTNNATNVSLTPTIQVLPYTSCGILQQVTYWIDRVPADWQGNDMQTATFTNATYSWTVPQPLLPGTEYEVRVAFTTDYIWRFPLMNGFRFTTKPQALPVLVNPVESTTWVLCENERKIVNNGITFNANDTNARKATVKITDKQTGRELGGTQWPGSMPIVVSFANAQQATSNHQVNISIFGDSTHFESLIQINTYDSANTLLATRSYTIPTYVKRFYRVLTPEFISPANGATNVSLTPTIQVTRPVENDQACNREVVFYSYEIDRYPADWEGEDYQVQSVGRTVASWQPLVALKPGTTYQVRVNYLNTNTPFSLMSITESFTTGTAVVTNPDSTRLLWSAFNLAGPATVIDGKQWRAGSDYNISVAGTYHSFENQQVSLTPATDSTRAAMIRSSIWGNDFTIRSYFPGIPYYIYLYVWEDNNPQTYSITVDGTVVESSYNSGSAGTWKRLGPYTIQGKYDVANEIRFQGGDANVSGIEFYYDRKYEQAPPAVVTNLQAVALSSRKVQLTWNDNSYNESEFWLERKRISDGTNSRFGLGENTTAFIDTTAEPNTEYEYKVRAFSRVISTSGTIYTSLSAGTTVLTPAENLSNAARIRGEEGLSTEQLTAVLYPNPLKGNTLSVQLSGLTAQQQIVFNVLSLDGRKIRTEILKNTQSSAVVYDLKGLTLTPGFYLLQIQMKDKILFKKIIAE; this comes from the coding sequence ATGAAACACATGTATCTGTTGCTGACTGTGATCAGTAACCTGTTTTTCTCTGTGTATGCCACAACCAGCTATGCCGCCAATGAACCAGTGCTCATTTCTCCACAGAATCAGTCGAATGTGGATCTATGTTCCTTTAACAACACCATTACTGTTAATGCCAATCATCCCAGTGCCCGTAAGGTTTATGTGAATGTGTTTCTCAATGACCCCAGACAAACAGTTAGCCTGGACGCAAAAACACTGACTGCTGCTGAAGCCACTCAGCCTGTTACTTTTGTGTATTCGATGTATGGAGGCCTCAATCTGGATCCGGACAAACAGTACCTGATAGAGGTTAAAACAACTGATGCCGCCGGTAGTATACTCGGGCAAAATTATTTTACCATTTTTACAAAGCCTATGGCAAATCCTGTACCTACGTTTACAGGGTTGACCAACAATGCTACCAACGTATCACTGACTCCAACTATACAGGTACTACCTTATACTTCCTGTGGTATTCTGCAGCAGGTAACCTACTGGATAGATCGTGTTCCAGCTGATTGGCAGGGAAATGATATGCAAACAGCCACTTTTACAAATGCTACCTATTCCTGGACTGTACCTCAGCCCTTATTGCCTGGTACAGAATATGAAGTTCGGGTAGCGTTTACAACAGACTATATATGGAGATTTCCTTTGATGAATGGCTTCCGGTTTACCACAAAACCACAGGCATTGCCTGTGCTGGTCAACCCTGTTGAAAGCACAACCTGGGTTTTGTGTGAAAACGAACGAAAGATAGTAAACAATGGCATTACGTTTAATGCCAATGATACTAATGCCCGAAAGGCTACAGTAAAGATTACAGATAAACAAACCGGCAGAGAGCTTGGTGGTACGCAGTGGCCGGGATCTATGCCTATTGTGGTATCTTTTGCCAATGCCCAGCAGGCAACAAGTAATCATCAAGTCAATATCAGTATTTTTGGAGATAGCACACACTTTGAATCATTGATTCAGATAAATACTTATGATTCAGCTAATACTCTGTTAGCTACACGAAGCTACACGATTCCGACATATGTCAAACGATTCTATCGGGTACTTACACCAGAGTTTATCAGTCCGGCTAATGGTGCTACCAATGTATCACTAACACCTACCATTCAGGTTACACGCCCTGTAGAAAATGACCAGGCATGTAATAGGGAAGTTGTTTTTTATTCATATGAAATTGATCGCTATCCGGCAGATTGGGAGGGAGAAGACTATCAGGTCCAATCAGTTGGTCGCACCGTTGCCAGTTGGCAGCCTCTTGTAGCCTTGAAACCAGGGACTACTTATCAGGTACGGGTTAATTATCTGAATACTAATACGCCTTTCTCGCTTATGTCAATCACAGAGTCTTTTACGACAGGCACTGCTGTGGTAACCAATCCGGATTCGACCAGACTCCTCTGGAGTGCATTTAATCTGGCAGGCCCGGCTACTGTTATTGATGGAAAACAATGGAGAGCAGGATCTGATTACAATATTAGTGTGGCAGGAACGTATCATAGCTTTGAAAACCAGCAAGTGTCACTGACACCTGCTACAGATTCCACACGTGCTGCTATGATCCGGTCTTCTATCTGGGGAAATGACTTTACCATACGGTCTTACTTTCCGGGTATCCCATACTACATCTATCTGTATGTTTGGGAAGATAACAATCCACAAACGTATTCCATCACGGTAGATGGTACAGTAGTTGAATCCAGTTACAACAGTGGATCAGCTGGAACCTGGAAGAGATTGGGGCCTTATACCATACAGGGCAAATATGATGTTGCCAATGAGATTCGCTTTCAGGGAGGAGATGCCAATGTATCCGGTATTGAATTTTACTATGACCGTAAATACGAACAGGCTCCTCCTGCAGTAGTGACCAATCTGCAGGCCGTAGCTCTTTCTTCCAGAAAAGTGCAGCTAACCTGGAACGATAATTCTTATAATGAGAGTGAGTTCTGGTTAGAACGAAAACGTATTTCAGATGGTACTAACAGTAGATTTGGATTAGGAGAGAATACTACTGCATTTATAGATACGACAGCAGAACCCAATACTGAATATGAGTACAAAGTACGGGCTTTCTCAAGAGTTATCTCTACAAGTGGTACTATTTATACAAGTTTATCTGCCGGAACAACTGTACTGACACCTGCTGAAAACTTATCCAATGCTGCCCGAATTAGAGGTGAGGAAGGGCTCAGTACAGAACAACTGACTGCAGTACTCTATCCTAATCCGCTGAAAGGAAATACGCTTTCCGTTCAACTTTCCGGTTTGACAGCTCAGCAGCAGATTGTATTTAACGTATTGTCACTGGATGGAAGAAAAATCCGAACCGAAATACTGAAAAATACCCAGAGTAGTGCTGTAGTGTATGATCTGAAGGGGCTTACACTAACTCCTGGATTTTATCTGCTTCAGATTCAGATGAAAGACAAGATCCTATTTAAAAAGATAATAGCAGAGTAA
- a CDS encoding ABC transporter permease has protein sequence MLYNYLKITIRTLFRNKLYTSLNIAGLTFGLTCFLLIGLYLFDELTFDQQHSKADRIYRVIEYQKNKSEELTIAATSYNMAEESKKNIAEIENTSRITLIGRDNISSPESKTKFLETIGFANQSLMEIFDFEAIDGTAQTALQEPNSIVIVEELARKLFNTTHVVGKTLKFDFLEAPLRITAVLKNHPSNSSFDFNLMISEATILHDKQFSENMVNDWSSHNYMVYALLKENANPQSVSQKITRFVLSHQKPEAGTTLRFRLQPLADMHLYSEDIVDGAKNPNVSATQYGSFLYIKIFALVAVFLLVIAAINYINLTTARASNRSKEIGVRKATGATDSHLIKQFLFESLLVTLMAFVLAFTLVNIILPTFNTFTGKHLSFSLQTDYRIWLYAILTTLSTAIVSGSYPALLLSRLKPVALLKNVKLHSKTGLSLRKSLVVFQFTVSVVMMIATMVLFLQVQYANNKNLGFNKDLLVVVDINSGQVRKEAETIKTEFGKIAGVNEVSVTSRVPGEWKSIPTVKVKTEGNTDNPQVAYVIGADENFAKTFEVQLLKGRIFTSLRDSSSIILNETAARALHIQEASDQLVEIPEMAFGGKYFPVNESKKPFKARVIGIVKDFHFQSLREKIAPLVLAYSQNPVQNIDYFTARIEGKNIQNTLKQMENTLIRIDPNHLFEYHFLDQQLARFYADDQRRETLLIWAALATIFIACLGLFGLATYAAEQRIKEIGIRKVLGADVLNLTALLSRDFLKLVLIANVLAAPIAWWASNLWLQEFAYHISLSWWVFAGAAILSFLIALATVSYQAIKAAIANPVKSLRSE, from the coding sequence ATGTTATACAACTACCTTAAAATTACCATTCGAACACTGTTTCGCAACAAACTTTACACCAGTCTCAATATAGCTGGACTTACTTTTGGCCTTACCTGCTTTTTGCTGATAGGACTCTATCTGTTTGATGAGTTAACCTTTGATCAGCAACACAGTAAGGCTGATCGTATTTACAGGGTAATCGAATACCAGAAAAATAAATCGGAAGAACTGACTATTGCCGCTACCAGCTACAATATGGCAGAAGAGTCCAAAAAAAATATTGCTGAGATTGAAAATACTTCACGTATCACACTTATAGGACGTGATAACATTTCCAGTCCTGAGAGCAAAACAAAGTTTCTGGAAACTATCGGCTTTGCCAATCAAAGTCTGATGGAAATATTTGATTTTGAAGCAATAGATGGCACTGCCCAAACAGCTTTACAGGAACCTAATTCCATTGTAATAGTGGAAGAACTAGCCCGTAAGCTGTTTAATACCACTCATGTGGTAGGTAAGACGCTCAAATTTGACTTTTTGGAAGCTCCTCTGCGTATAACAGCAGTTCTGAAAAACCATCCTTCCAATTCCAGCTTTGATTTCAACCTTATGATCTCCGAAGCAACAATTCTGCACGACAAACAGTTTTCTGAAAACATGGTAAACGACTGGAGTTCTCACAATTATATGGTTTACGCCTTATTGAAAGAGAACGCTAATCCTCAGTCCGTATCCCAGAAAATAACCCGTTTTGTACTCTCGCACCAAAAGCCGGAAGCTGGCACCACCCTCCGGTTCAGATTGCAGCCACTGGCGGATATGCATTTGTATTCAGAAGATATAGTAGATGGTGCCAAAAATCCCAATGTGTCAGCTACCCAATATGGATCATTCTTATATATCAAGATTTTTGCGTTGGTAGCCGTTTTCCTGCTTGTGATTGCCGCCATCAACTACATCAATCTTACCACAGCCAGAGCATCTAACCGTTCCAAAGAAATTGGAGTTCGTAAAGCTACCGGAGCCACAGATAGCCACCTGATCAAGCAGTTTCTGTTTGAATCGTTACTGGTTACCTTGATGGCTTTTGTATTGGCCTTTACACTGGTCAATATCATTCTACCTACCTTTAACACATTCACAGGTAAACATCTCTCATTTAGCCTCCAGACAGACTATCGCATCTGGTTGTATGCCATATTGACTACACTTAGTACAGCTATTGTTTCAGGTAGTTATCCGGCACTTTTGCTTTCTCGCCTTAAGCCAGTTGCCCTACTTAAAAATGTAAAGCTACATAGCAAGACAGGTTTGTCCTTACGCAAGAGCCTGGTAGTATTTCAGTTTACCGTTTCGGTTGTGATGATGATTGCCACTATGGTGCTTTTTCTTCAGGTACAATATGCCAACAATAAAAACCTGGGCTTTAATAAAGACTTGCTGGTGGTAGTTGATATTAATAGTGGACAGGTACGTAAAGAAGCTGAGACTATCAAAACAGAATTTGGAAAAATTGCAGGTGTTAACGAAGTATCTGTTACTTCTCGTGTTCCGGGTGAATGGAAGTCAATTCCGACAGTTAAGGTCAAAACAGAAGGCAATACAGATAATCCTCAGGTAGCCTATGTGATTGGAGCTGATGAAAACTTTGCTAAAACATTTGAGGTACAATTACTAAAAGGCAGAATCTTTACCAGTTTGCGTGATTCATCTTCTATAATACTAAATGAAACAGCAGCCAGAGCCCTGCATATTCAGGAAGCATCTGATCAACTGGTCGAAATTCCTGAAATGGCGTTTGGAGGCAAATACTTTCCTGTTAATGAATCCAAAAAACCTTTTAAGGCACGTGTGATTGGCATTGTCAAGGATTTTCATTTCCAGTCTCTGCGTGAAAAAATTGCACCTCTTGTGTTAGCATATAGCCAAAATCCTGTACAAAATATTGATTACTTCACAGCCAGAATAGAAGGCAAGAATATACAGAATACACTCAAACAAATGGAAAATACATTGATCCGCATAGATCCCAACCATCTGTTTGAGTATCATTTTCTGGATCAGCAGTTGGCGCGTTTTTATGCAGACGATCAGCGTCGTGAAACCCTCCTGATCTGGGCAGCACTGGCTACCATTTTTATAGCCTGTCTGGGATTGTTTGGTCTGGCAACCTATGCAGCAGAACAACGCATCAAGGAGATTGGCATTCGCAAAGTATTAGGGGCAGATGTGTTGAATCTTACGGCTTTGTTGTCCAGAGACTTTCTTAAACTGGTTCTGATTGCCAATGTACTGGCAGCACCCATTGCCTGGTGGGCAAGTAACCTCTGGTTGCAGGAATTTGCCTATCATATTTCTCTTTCCTGGTGGGTATTTGCAGGTGCGGCTATCTTATCTTTCCTGATTGCTTTAGCGACAGTAAGTTATCAGGCCATCAAAGCAGCTATTGCCAATCCTGTCAAGTCTCTACGATCCGAATAA
- a CDS encoding YoaK family protein, translated as MSSQSSHTRTRKHNLTLASSFAMVAGMVNVTGFLAVHTLTTHITGHVAFLAEALFNHNTGRALILFLYIFFFWLGAFISGVLIETVSNKNERSIYVVPVILESGLLGLIGLSPLLPKMFSPALITFVLLFAMGLQNATVTQLTNALVRTTHLTGLFTDLGIELAQTFFSKDLTQRKKLRSRMQLRVQIVTFFLTGGLLGGLVYSMIRIHALLIPALFLIIILTFDYVKFTIFRQRNKLRNLLHYQSKNASDNNIKSY; from the coding sequence ATGTCCAGTCAATCCAGTCATACCAGAACCCGAAAGCATAATCTCACATTAGCCTCAAGCTTTGCGATGGTGGCTGGTATGGTTAATGTAACCGGATTTCTTGCAGTGCACACACTCACTACACATATCACAGGACACGTAGCCTTTCTGGCAGAAGCACTCTTTAATCACAACACAGGGAGAGCACTCATTCTATTTCTTTATATTTTCTTCTTCTGGTTGGGTGCATTTATCTCTGGAGTGTTGATCGAAACTGTCAGTAATAAAAATGAAAGATCTATCTATGTTGTCCCAGTAATCCTTGAATCAGGCTTACTGGGACTGATCGGGTTATCTCCCCTATTGCCAAAAATGTTTTCTCCTGCACTAATTACCTTTGTACTATTGTTTGCTATGGGTCTTCAGAATGCGACAGTGACTCAGTTAACCAATGCGTTAGTGCGCACAACACACCTAACCGGGTTATTTACAGACCTAGGCATTGAATTGGCCCAAACATTCTTTTCCAAAGATTTAACTCAACGAAAAAAACTCAGAAGCCGTATGCAGTTACGTGTTCAGATTGTTACATTCTTCCTGACAGGAGGTCTGTTGGGTGGGTTGGTCTATAGCATGATAAGAATCCATGCCTTATTGATTCCAGCATTGTTTCTGATCATTATTCTGACTTTCGACTATGTAAAATTTACCATATTCCGTCAGAGAAATAAACTACGAAATTTACTTCATTACCAGTCAAAGAATGCATCAGACAACAATATAAAGTCATACTAA